The following DNA comes from Dermacentor andersoni chromosome 2, qqDerAnde1_hic_scaffold, whole genome shotgun sequence.
TCGACGGAGAAAatttgcttggagtgtccatataaaggGCGCCCCACATTCAGTGTTCTTTCGGCGTTTATTGGCGTTTCGTCACCCGGCGTCGTCCCTAGGCGTCGACGATGAGGGTGGCGCGCTCTTAGCGCGAtgaaaacacggaaacaagaaaggcgaACAAGGACAAACGCAGCGCCGCCGGAAGCGGCTCGATGAGCGCAGACCAATCAGCGCTGGtctgtctgaaaaacatttatttagacAAGTTTTGCGTCAACACTAGGTGGGCTCCCCCTTACGGGAGCCCATTGGCGTCGGCCGCCGCCCGGgcccgctcgaccaaggcccgttgggccgtcaggtcagagcagccgagcagggctgcctcccagtcctcccgggaaGGGTTGGGTAGGGGGGTTAGATTTGGGGTTTtttgacattcccataccatgtggaaaatgtctgaggacttttccccacagtgcgggcactccccCGTGCAAGCGGGGTCAAAGTATTTTaaggctgccgggcacagcagagttttggtataaaggcgaaggagaatgcactcctccgcctttgtgaggcccttacagggcttgggatagatggcatgGCCGGATTGGTAGAGCTGAACGATCTCTTTGAAAGTATAGGCAGGATTGGGTTCGGGGTCCGGATCGttgggggacgaaggtgatgcCCGGAAAGTGAGCGCGCGGGCGACGGCATCGGCCGTCTCGTTTCCTTCGAGGCCCCTGTGAGCGGGAGTCCAGATAATCGTACGGTGGGATGGGGCACCGAGATAGTCGctgttttgcaaaattttgtaggcaAGGTACGGTATGTGCCCCTGCTCAATATTGCGGCAAGCACCCCTCGAGTCGGTGATGATGACCCGCGAGTGTTGATCTGCGGCGGCTAGCGCGATGGCAACCACCTCCGCGTGTGTAATGTTGTGTGCACGGAAAGTGAGTCCGTTTACTGCTgtgttttggtggacgactgcggccgtgtaccaacccccatggtacgggccggaggcgtccacgtagaaGACTCCGTGTTTGTGTCCGTAGTGGCGAGCCAAGGCTTCCGCCCTCGCGAGGCGTCTGCCACTATGGTCCTCTCGTGTCATGTTGACCGGAAGAGTGCGCACGTGCAGGGCATACCTCCACTGTGATGGGATAAGTACGTGCTCTTCCGTATGTATTGAATgatggatgtgtagtcgggcaaggaggcggcgacccgacggcGTTTTAGAGAGTCTCGTGTATTGGTTCATCAAGTGTGCCTCTCGCAGCTCTTTAAAGGTGTTCACCATCCCCAGGCCCAGGAGGCGCAGGTTGGAGGTACTGACCGGgaggtcgagggcacgcttgtagATTTTACGGAGAATGACTTCGAGTGCATTCTCGTCAAGTTTGCGTAGGTGGAGGTATGGAGCCGAGTAAAGGACTCGACTggttacaaatgcatgcgccagccgcaaggcgtctttgcatCGTAACCCCCCGCGCTTGTTCGAAACCCGGCGGaccatccggcccacctggtcccccaccttacgCAATTTGGCCAATGTTGTGTCAGCTTTGCGATTTTTGTGAATAAAGAGCCCCAGTACTCGGATCTCGTCGTGTTCGGGTATGGGTCCACTGTTAAGGGAGAGGTCGATTTTGGCGGTGCACTTTGGTGAGGGGCGTATGTGCACAAATTCAGATTTGGACGGGGAGCACTGAAGGCCGCATCGACGGGCATAGTTGTCTACGATGTCCGCCGCATGCTGCAGGTTGGCCTCCATTTCTCCTACCGAGCCGTGtttagcccagatggtgatgtcgtcggcatacagcgcgtgCTGGATGCCGTCGACCCTCGCCAGCTGAGCGGGAAGTCTCATCATCGCCAAATTGAATAGGAGGGGCGAGAGGACCGCTCCCTGCGGGGTCCCTCGCGTGCCTAATAGGTATGGGCCGTGTTCGCTGTCCTGAATCCGAATGTATGATTGTCGGTcagtgagaaattgcctaatgTGGTTAAAGGTGTTTCGGCCGCAATCTGTTTGGGAAAGATGTGTTAGAATAATTTCGTGggtcacgttgtcgaaggcccccttcaaATCCAAAGCGAGTACTACTTTGTCACTTAGGGGATATTCGATCGGGTCGAGAATTTCTCGGTCAAGTTGAAGCAAGACATCTTGTGCGGACCGGTGTGGGcggaatccgaacatggtgtctgcgaaAACATTTTTGTTCTCCAGAAACTTAGACAGCCTGTCgcgcaccatcgtctccattaaTTTTCCCAcacaagaagtaagggagatggggcggaggctGTCTGTGTTGATGGCTTTACCAGCTTTTGGAATGAAGGTGACCAGAGCGGTCTTCCAATCAATTGGGAGGGGTGTTTCCCCGATCCAAATGGAGTTCATGTAAGCGAGGAGTGTGGAGTAGGCAGAGTCGGGAAGGTTGGCAAGTAATTTGACTGTAATTTTATCCCGTCCCGGTGCCGTTCCTCGCTTCATTtttgctagagagagagagagagagaggaaaggcagggaggttaaccagagaaaaagatccggttggctaccctacgctggggagagaggggagggggaggtaaagcggtaaaaaagtagagataaggaaaggaaggagaatagacacacaatcacaggcggtcactgtcactgaatactgtcatcgcacagcacagtgacacttgaagcactgtcaacacctgttcaggctacagccgcctgtccaattctgtcgccctcaagaaccgcaacagtg
Coding sequences within:
- the LOC126540042 gene encoding uncharacterized protein, with product MTREDHSGRRLARAEALARHYGHKHGVFYVDASGPYHGGWYTAAVVHQNTAVNGLTFRAHNITHAEVVAIALAAADQHSRVIITDSRGACRNIEQGHIPYLAYKILQNSDYLGAPSHRTIIWTPAHRGLEGNETADAVARALTFRASPSSPNDPDPEPNPAYTFKEIVQLYQSGHAIYPKPCKGLTKAEECILLRLYTKTLLCPAALKYFDPACTGECPHCGEKSSDIFHMVWECQKTPNLTPLPNPSREDWEAALLGCSDLTAQRALVERARAAADANGLP